ATCCAACAATCTGGCCGCGAAAGTTAACGTGCGCTTTGGGAAATAAAACGATTTTCAGGTTACGGTGTTTCCCATTGCCTACGACTAACATACTCTAAGCACGCGCTAGTCCCCGCTATGGGGACCCTGCGGGACACCCTTAGTCTCATGCAGAATTCCCTGTGTAGAAAGCGAGAGAAGAGACAAGGTTTTGACAGTAGACTTTAGGTGGATCAACAAACCCGCGTGGCTTCAACTTTGCCTCAACATAAACTTTTTTATTAGACAGAAATATTGGATATAGTTCTATTCCATTATGTTAAAGTAATAAAAGCGAATTGAACAATTCCCAACTTTGGTAGTTAGCTAAGCTAGGCCTTTTGTATTAATTTTGTGTTCAACTTTAGGCCTGTATTAGTTGGTAAAAATATACATTTCATGAGTTAAGGCtatgatactgtgtgtgtgtgtgtgtgtgtgtgtgtattgcatgcgtgcgtgtaaaaaaacaaaacaaagtttcCCAAATACATCTTTAAATCATCTTCAATTTCAGGGTTGACTACAAAACTTGATCAAACAAACATATAAATCATCTTGTGTGGTCATATATTGGCATAATGGCATTGCCTGAAAATCATCTCATTGCAGGGTTGATTATAGATTCAACTATTGGGCAAGGGGATTGTGGTATATAGCTATTGTTGTACAGTGAGCGTGTGCTTTGGGCCCATTCCTCTTTATTTATTTCTagactgggcacacacacaggaaacatgcAGAGCACACTTCCAAACCCATTATACTGGTGAGCGTGAGTAGACTGATGGTCGAAGCTACAACCCGCCTGCCTTGGTTACTGGAACGACAGGCGGCGTAACGGGTCAGACCACAGGCTCCAGACCTGAAGGGgctcccccagaccccctctGCCCAGGCCAGGATGCTGCAGCCGGGCAGGGAGAGACCCAGGCTGATCCCCTAGCATGCcccaggctggaggggggctgccctctcctcctctctcctctcccctcccgttCTCTGTCCTACCAGGAGAAGATATTCATGTTGGTTGCTTCTCATGGTCCCTGTAGTCGACTCACTCAGACCGGACGGCATATTAGCTCAGGACTGAACAGGTCAAAGTTGCTGTCCTCCACAGGGATGCCGTTCATTCCTTACACATGAAGTGTGTTAGAGGGATTGTTGTCTCCTGTATATATTGATAAATAGGCTTAGGAATAGGATTTCCAGTGTGGGCAAATGCCTTAAGTTGCTTGCTTTTACTGGACTTGCGAACATGCAAAAGTTAGTGAGCCCTGGGTCAGTGAGGTGCAGGTCTGCTGCCTGCCTGGTGAACAGCCAGCAGACACTGGTGAGGATGGGGCCCAGGCTGGTGTCCCTCCCTGCAGGAGAgggccagacacacagggaggctggtgagcagggggctggaggagagggccagacacacagggaggctggtgagcagggggctggaggagagggccagacacacagggaggctggtgagcagggggctggaggagagggccagacacacagggaggctggtgagcagggggctggaggaaagACAGGAGGGTCGTTTGCAGTGTCTTGTGAGTTTGCCTAAGAATTGTTTAAATAAAAATGCATAAAGCATAGTGGTCTTTTGTTCTTCCACGTTCAACGTTCATGAGAGAAATATTCATACAGTGTGTAACAATACAGACAATGTAATCATttacaacaataacattactCATAAATCATTACCAAGATCATAATATATATGGTTGATAATGTAAATTAGATAACCTAGGCTATGTACTATTAGGCTAAATTATAATTTACGTATTTGTATAAACGGTTATACAATTATCGTTTATTTGTATTATATTAAATTACCAACGTAATTGTTACAATTAGTAACGACTTGTATTATTATTACCGCTGGTTTAGATTTTAATAAAGGCTATTCTATAGAGATGTATATACAATAGGCGTATATATATATCGTATAGCCTActaattatatttatatatatggaGTGAGATCTGTATGTTTTATTACTTGTAGTTTTAACAAAACCTATGACGTTGCAGTATCTGAACCCATGAATGCACTGAAAGATGCACGAGTGTACTCCAACAAGTGTGTGCTAAGAGCACGTGCTTTAATGTCATTATGGAAGACTTAAGAGTCCATCCAGGATGCCTATTTTAaaatccttctccctctccccgccAATCCCATTTGAGGCTTGGCCAGACAAGCCTATAGGGAAGGCAATTTATAAACAAAGTATTGTATGAGCTTAATGTCTACTGGGTATGGAGAGGGCACCTATATGGCCGCCATTTGGACCGCTCGTCTATCGACAATGCCTCACTCCCACCGGGCCcctactcacagacacacacatacacacacacacacacacagagagagagagacgcacaatAACGTGTTGGAAAATAGTAAAGCATTCATCGTAACCTGGCGGTGATTCGCAATATTTCATATTTAACCACACGACCACGATGCTTTCTCTTCCTCGTCATCTTAGTTCTTAGTTCTGGTGTCGCAGGCTAGACTCTTCTTAAATACACACGAGCACAAGCAAAAGGCGAAAATCATGGGTGACATCGAACATGCTACTGGCTAAATAACCCACTACAACCATCCGATATCTTAACATTCAAGACACAACCAACAATTAAAAATGCATTAGGCCTACTGGCTATTTTATATTTTAAGAGAGGGTGTTGAGTGATAATATTAGGCAGCGTGACATTTCTCCTGTCAgtccctgtctcccttcctcctttagATCCTCTTATGCATATAAGCTACAGTCCAtggaggattgtgtgtgtgtgtgtgcgcgcgcgcgactgaatgtgtgtgtgtgtatgtgcgcgagCGCGTTCATACAGACTTCTTTTCTGTATTGACTAGGGTATGCAGTCTAGGCCTACAGTAATTTAGGCCAATGGTCCCTCACAAAAAACCGCAACTACATCCAACTCCAATTCTATCCAACAAAGCACAAACAAGtgcgcacacatacaaacacaagctCCAAGCCTGGTTACGTAAGCAGGCTATACACTGCTTTAAGTGTTATGACGCTGTAAGCTAATAATTCTTATGAAGTTTACGGCAGAAGGCCTGCTCACTTTCACAGCACGTGAAAGCACGAGCTTTTCCCTGTCTATTCACCCGTCACGTTGTGTATGTTTTGACATCGTAAAATACACGGACACCGGGACCCGTAGACTAAAGCTTCCATATTCTGTTGACAACGATTGGGCCATGGTGATATAATCTATAGGACTTATCTAACGCTAATGTTACATGCTTATTAACGTTCATGGATAGCTATACACTCGGCATATTGACTCCTATAAGAAGCTCCCACAAACGCATTAGCAAAAATTCCTTTTCCCTTCGGTCGTCCACTTAGTATAgcccaccacatacacacaaacacacacacatagatacacactcacacaaccaaacacacaatgTTTTGCCTATGCTTTCATCGCTCCAGAAATTATAACAATGTAGACTAAATCAATGGACAGGCTTATTACAcgaattaataaataaaaaaatagctGTGTTTATGCAAATAATTTATTTGGGCTAGCCGAGGCTACATGAACACCGAAAAATTTCGGGAGaagcaaaaaataaaaacaactcCAAAATAATACGTGCTTTTTCCAATATTCACTCTTGGTCCGGTTAACAAAGCTTATAGGCTATAGATTAAAACGTCTAAGCCTATCCCACACCCCAAGTCATGGAACTATTTTTTCTTAAATCCCATACCAATACTGAAATATGAACATGTCAATTCGGTATTATTTACTTAAACAACGGAGGTGGAGGGTACAATAGTAAGCGATGGTAataagggggatgggggtggtcaGTGGGTGGAATATCCATTTTTATTGCATCACCTGTCAGCGTCGTCCAATCGGCTTCCACCGCGAGGGCATTAATTGATGAAGGTGTCCCCGGGTTCGTGTACCACCCCTCTGTCATTTTATTTGTGGTTAACCCAGCAGCCAGAATAGCAGCTGCATTTagtctcttattctctctctctccctccctctctctctctctctctctcttgctcgctcctgctctctctacccctctctcttctcttttttttatccCTCTCGCTGTGGAAGTGGCGTACACCTTCCCCTCGCCCTGCTCTCGGCCAGAGGGGAGTGGAGCCGGCAGAGGCAGGTAGGGGAGAGCAAACAGACAGCAGCCGGCCTGGTGGACACATCAGGCGCTTGTCTCTACCATGCTGGGTCCGGACCACACTCAAGGCACGGAAAGGCTTATGCAAGCCATTCAACACCAACTCCATTTAACTCTACTAATGTCAAAGTTTGGTTCTTCATAACGCAGCGGCGTGGAGATATAGGATACTGTACTACCGACTCATCATGACTTGACAACTACACATGAAGTTTATTCATTTTCTACTAGGAGACAGCCCACCGAGTGAAATGCAGGGATTGatacaatagagagagagaaacatgggaGACTTGAAGTGTGGTTTTGAGGAAATGCAGGGAGTCAAACTGGGATACCTGCTTATCAAAGGCAAACAAATGTTTGCTCTTTCTCAGGTCTTCACTGACCTTCTCAAGAATATTCCTCGGACCACTGTTCACAAGCGGATGGACCATTTAAACGTGAAAAAGCATCACTGTGATCTGGAGGAACTGCGAAAGCTCAAAGCAATAAATTCTATTGCCTTCCATGCGGCTAAATGCACTCTGATATCGCGGGAGGATGTGGAGGCTCTCTACTTTTCATGTAAAACAGAGCGCGTGTTAAAATCCAACAAAAGGAAGGTAAAAGGGAGTTCCCCGGGGGATGCGCGAGAGGAATTGCTCCACAAGGACACACGCGCCAGGTCATGGAAGGAGAAAGTTTGGTTCAGTTTGCACAGCGTTCCTCAGACGCTGCCCCTTAACAACAAAGCCGGCAGCCGAGAGATCCCTCAGCTTCCCGACTCCAATCTACCTCAAATTTACAATAAAAAACACAATCAGGAATACACTTCGGTCTCGCAGTCCGATTACAAACCCTTTAAAAACTATGAAACAGCTCAAATCACCGGGAATTGTGTTTCATATAACCAGAGACATTCGTTTTTCAGGACGGTAGTGAATCGGCAGCCGGTGTTCTTTCAGTCCGCCATTTCTCAGTCTAAGCTCTCGGGCGCAGCTACCGACCCACTTCACAAAAGGAAGAGGAGACGCGAGGAGGGCGGCTGCAGGGACAGCGCGAGGCGGTCGTGGAGtaggagcagacacacacatcaacccccGGTCGTCCTTGTGCAGCCAAAGTGCTGCAGCAAGCCAAAAAGACACAATAACGAAAGTTTGGGGGCATTTCACATCGGCCATGAATTTTACCTGAACCACGGGTCTCACCACCAACATCATGGTTTCCAGGAGAGCTGCAGCAGCGACACGGAATCAAGTTCCTACTCGGAGAGGGTCAACAACGACTCGGATTTCGGGTCCAGTTTGTCCAGTAGTAGCAACTCCGGGACTTCCGATGAAGAGCTGGAGGACAGTCCGTCTGAGAGTTCGGACATCAGCACGGACGAGGAGAGCTCGTCTCAGTCCGACTCTAGCTCCGTGTCCAGCCTGGTCTCTGTCCAGAGTATCCGCTTCAGGCGGGCCAGGTTCGCTTCTCTCCCCAAAACAAAAACCCTCAACTCTAAAACTTTGGTTCTGCAGCCGACCTTCCACTACAACCAGCAGCTGCCGCCACCCAGGACCGCCGACCAGGTAGGGAAAGCGGACGCGGACAGGCTGAGGAAACACCAGAGACACGACTCAGTCAACAGGGAAGCTAAGCAAGACACGGAAGTACAGCAAACCCCCAAATTTGTGTCTCCTGGACGAGGGAGCCTTTTTACAGAGACCGTAGTGGGGGACGTTGCAGACGTGCACTGTGACCCAAAGAGTGCTGTTCCAGTGAAAACAGGCTTTTACGCACAAGGCCTCTCATCCAGCGTGAGCAGAAGTAAGATATTTCCCCCATGCAGGACTCCGGGTGCGGCGGGCGGGTGCCCACCTGGACCAGGGTCACACTGCACTCATCTCAAAGAAACGAAGTTCCTCAAATCGACAGACAGCCACCTTTCATTAGCCATGAATATAAAAACAGAGACAAAAACAGGGCCTTTCTTGAAATTACCATCTCCACTGAAAACCATCAAAACCGAGCCAGAGGAATCCCTGGTGTCTATGGGGCCCCACTCTGAGAGCAGCAAGGCGGCTAAGACACTCCCATCAGTCCTGCAGAATGTGAAAAttaaggtggaggagagcagtaaGGAATATGAATACTCGAGCCAGGCATCTAGATTCCAATGCAAAGGAGACGAGGCGGATGTCAACAATGCTCGGTACCCCGGCGGTGACATCAAACACGCGGACTATTTCAACTATAAGACTAAAGCTATTGAGAGCTCCGCCGGGGCTCCAAAGTCTCCCTCCCTTCAGGAATGTAGGAGCACTCAAGACGCTCCTTGTCCCGAGGAGGGGGAGTACAAGAATGGCGCAAGGGTCAGGAAAAACTACAGGACGTTGGTGCTGGGTGAGAAAACAGGGATTTCTAGGACGCAAACTAAACCGAACACGTCTAAAGTTGACAAGACTCCGTGTTCTCGTCCCGCAGGTAAAGCGGAGAGTTCCGAGGGATATGCAGAGGAATTAACAGGAGCGAGTAAACGAAAACGTACGTTCAACAATGTAGCGTCATCTCTAAAGAGGTCTTTTAGTTTCATGGCGAATTTCCCTTCTCCGCCGTCTTTGGTCGTTGGCAGCGACGGGGATTTGAGCCCCGCTTTTTCTTTGAACTCTCTGAGGGACAACCGGCCGCCCCCGCGCTCCCACCCGGTGTGGCACTGGCAGCCCGGTGGCCGGCCCGTGTCTCCCCCACCAGCACCAAAATTCAGGAAATGTTAAGGTGTTTGTTTTCTTCTTACAAATACAGAGTAAAACACTGCGTGCAGGGGAGCCTGTTTAAACGGTCTGCAAAAGTGTTTCAAGAGTCCAAAACAAGCCCGGGGTGCTTAGCAACGTGTAGCATTTTGGGATTATGTTCTTCATTGGATGGATTTTAAACTTTCCACGTTTTTATGAAGTTTGGTTACTCTTGATGCACTCTGCAAGCGTGTAAACCCCAAGCATCTGTGTCACAACCTCTTGGGTTTATGCTGGGAAACTCAAAATAAGATGTAAAAATAGGCTAGTCCTACACACATTTAGCCTTTCAAAGGGTGTTTTACCTAATTCACAAAAACTATTGTTTCTCACTTGTCTAGCTCGAAACGATGAATTATACCATGACAGGCCTACCTTGGTTTCAGTGAAGTAAACATTCATTTGTGCTTTGTCTGTGAGAGGGAAAGGGTAACCTCTGTCGTAAAAATAACACCCCATGTTGGTATTTAGGCCTGCTCTTGTTCAAACACTAGCGGAAACGGTTGGTCTCCACAATCAAACACAAGCAGGCTTCGCTACTCAGTGCCACCCACTTCTTTACATTTCATAGGTAATTTTCCAAAACGTGTGGTTGTTTTAATGATTTGCAATGATTCTATttttttcttgggaatacctcCTCGCTTAGTTAGGCTACTTCTCTAACATACGTTAAATCCTTTTTTTTATGGGAATTATTTTGAAGAACTTAATCAAATCAGCCTATGCATGTTGAGGGGGTCTGTTGACTGGGATTGGGGATTGGGATGGAGGACCTGCAGATGCTTCTGAGTGGCTGTGGTCAGCTTTCCCCTGTTTTTATTTAGGCTATTAAAAGTATTTCCTGGGGTGCTTCTGTTGGATTGTGCACAGGCAGAACACGCAGCCAAGAGTTTAGAACAGGCCAGAACACAATGCCTTCATGTGTACCGACAATCAGAGGGACAGGGATAAGCCTCGAACGCCTAAATAGTGAAAACGTTCTTGAAACAACTGACTTTTTAAAAATGTatctgaaaaaaagaagaatctgTCCAATGTGTTGGAATATGATTGGGATTGGCAAGAGGTCACGCTACTCAGAATACAAACACCAAAACTA
The sequence above is drawn from the Osmerus eperlanus chromosome 15, fOsmEpe2.1, whole genome shotgun sequence genome and encodes:
- the skida1 gene encoding SKI/DACH domain-containing protein 1 translates to MGDLKCGFEEMQGVKLGYLLIKGKQMFALSQVFTDLLKNIPRTTVHKRMDHLNVKKHHCDLEELRKLKAINSIAFHAAKCTLISREDVEALYFSCKTERVLKSNKRKVKGSSPGDAREELLHKDTRARSWKEKVWFSLHSVPQTLPLNNKAGSREIPQLPDSNLPQIYNKKHNQEYTSVSQSDYKPFKNYETAQITGNCVSYNQRHSFFRTVVNRQPVFFQSAISQSKLSGAATDPLHKRKRRREEGGCRDSARRSWSRSRHTHQPPVVLVQPKCCSKPKRHNNESLGAFHIGHEFYLNHGSHHQHHGFQESCSSDTESSSYSERVNNDSDFGSSLSSSSNSGTSDEELEDSPSESSDISTDEESSSQSDSSSVSSLVSVQSIRFRRARFASLPKTKTLNSKTLVLQPTFHYNQQLPPPRTADQVGKADADRLRKHQRHDSVNREAKQDTEVQQTPKFVSPGRGSLFTETVVGDVADVHCDPKSAVPVKTGFYAQGLSSSVSRSKIFPPCRTPGAAGGCPPGPGSHCTHLKETKFLKSTDSHLSLAMNIKTETKTGPFLKLPSPLKTIKTEPEESLVSMGPHSESSKAAKTLPSVLQNVKIKVEESSKEYEYSSQASRFQCKGDEADVNNARYPGGDIKHADYFNYKTKAIESSAGAPKSPSLQECRSTQDAPCPEEGEYKNGARVRKNYRTLVLGEKTGISRTQTKPNTSKVDKTPCSRPAGKAESSEGYAEELTGASKRKRTFNNVASSLKRSFSFMANFPSPPSLVVGSDGDLSPAFSLNSLRDNRPPPRSHPVWHWQPGGRPVSPPPAPKFRKC